A section of the Paenibacillus odorifer genome encodes:
- a CDS encoding ThuA domain-containing protein — protein MRKALIVWGGWDGHEPEQVADIIAKMLQEEQFEVEVSNTLEALADADKLLGLDLIVPVWTMGTIEQELVNNVSAAVQHGTGLAGCHGGMCDSFRNNVDWQFMTGGQWVAHPGNDGVNYTVEICQSSSPLVEGLEDFSICSEQYYLHVDPAVEVLATTRFPVVEGPHSYNKAVDMPVAWTKRWGLGRVYYNSLGHHADIVDQPQVREMMRRGLIWAAEGKAQALSNVSGVSNSYSGMADSQ, from the coding sequence ATGAGAAAAGCATTGATTGTATGGGGCGGTTGGGATGGTCATGAGCCTGAGCAGGTAGCTGATATAATCGCTAAAATGTTGCAAGAGGAACAGTTTGAAGTTGAAGTATCGAATACACTGGAGGCTCTTGCTGATGCAGATAAGCTTCTTGGACTAGATTTGATCGTGCCGGTATGGACAATGGGCACAATCGAGCAGGAACTTGTGAATAATGTCTCCGCAGCTGTACAACATGGAACAGGTCTTGCCGGTTGCCATGGCGGGATGTGTGATTCTTTTCGTAATAATGTAGATTGGCAGTTTATGACGGGTGGACAATGGGTAGCTCATCCTGGTAATGACGGCGTTAACTATACCGTAGAGATTTGTCAAAGCTCAAGTCCTCTGGTAGAAGGATTAGAAGATTTCAGCATTTGCTCAGAGCAATATTATCTGCATGTAGATCCAGCTGTTGAAGTTCTTGCTACGACTCGTTTTCCAGTAGTTGAAGGGCCTCATTCGTATAATAAGGCTGTTGATATGCCAGTAGCTTGGACAAAACGTTGGGGCTTGGGCAGAGTTTATTATAATTCACTCGGGCATCATGCGGACATTGTAGATCAGCCGCAAGTGCGTGAAATGATGCGCAGAGGATTAATATGGGCAGCTGAAGGTAAAGCGCAAGCATTATCCAATGTTTCGGGGGTTAGTAATAGCTATAGTGGAATGGCAGACAGTCAATAA
- a CDS encoding Gfo/Idh/MocA family protein yields MKQLRIGMIGYKFMGKAHSNAYRSLPMFFPKALKPEMSVICGRNSEALEEAASQLGWADCVTDWKDLIAREDIDLIDINAPSNAHKEIALAAAKAGKHIFCEKPLALTLADSREMLQAAEDAGVTHMVGFNYRFSPAVRLAKKLIESGRLGKIYHFRAWFLQDWIIDPDFPLVWRLQKDIAGSGSHGDLGAHLIDLAHFLVGDMKEVIGMSETFIKERPLAAEMTGLSAKGDKDAPKGKVTVDDATLFLARFDNGALGSFEATRFAAGHRSTNSFEINGSLGSVKFDFERMNELEVYLTSDAEDVQGFRRVLATDPAHEYAEAWWPPGHTIGFEHTFIHEMLELSNAIEEGRQPEPNFNDGVKCQAVLEAVERSIDERRWVDLSEM; encoded by the coding sequence ATGAAACAGCTTCGCATTGGAATGATCGGTTATAAATTTATGGGTAAAGCCCACAGTAATGCTTATCGCAGTTTGCCTATGTTTTTCCCGAAGGCGCTTAAACCGGAAATGTCTGTAATCTGTGGACGTAATAGTGAAGCGCTTGAAGAAGCTGCATCGCAGTTAGGCTGGGCGGATTGTGTTACGGATTGGAAGGATCTGATCGCTCGAGAGGATATTGATCTTATAGATATTAATGCTCCCAGCAACGCGCACAAGGAGATAGCTTTGGCAGCAGCCAAAGCAGGTAAACATATTTTTTGTGAAAAACCACTTGCGCTGACCTTGGCAGATTCCCGTGAAATGCTGCAAGCTGCTGAAGACGCGGGAGTTACACATATGGTTGGTTTTAATTATCGCTTTTCTCCGGCAGTTCGACTGGCTAAGAAGCTCATAGAGAGTGGGCGTCTGGGAAAGATTTATCATTTTCGGGCTTGGTTTCTACAAGATTGGATAATAGATCCGGATTTCCCTTTAGTATGGAGACTGCAGAAGGATATCGCCGGTTCAGGTTCGCATGGAGATTTGGGGGCGCATCTTATAGATTTGGCTCATTTCTTAGTAGGCGATATGAAGGAAGTAATCGGCATGAGCGAGACCTTCATAAAAGAGCGTCCGCTTGCCGCTGAAATGACTGGTTTAAGCGCTAAAGGAGATAAAGATGCACCCAAGGGTAAGGTTACCGTTGACGATGCCACCTTGTTTTTAGCCCGTTTTGATAATGGTGCTCTGGGCAGCTTTGAAGCTACAAGATTCGCAGCGGGTCATCGCTCTACCAATTCTTTTGAGATCAATGGGAGTCTTGGTAGTGTGAAATTCGACTTCGAACGTATGAATGAATTAGAAGTTTATTTGACCTCGGATGCCGAGGATGTACAAGGTTTTCGCCGTGTGCTGGCGACCGATCCTGCTCATGAGTATGCAGAGGCTTGGTGGCCGCCTGGTCATACGATTGGTTTTGAACATACGTTTATTCACGAAATGCTGGAGCTTTCTAACGCAATTGAAGAAGGTCGTCAGCCAGAACCAAACTTCAATGATGGAGTGAAATGCCAAGCGGTGTTAGAGGCTGTAGAACGCTCTATTGATGAACGCCGTTGGGTCGATTTATCCGAAATGTAA